The following proteins are co-located in the Deltaproteobacteria bacterium genome:
- a CDS encoding AtpZ/AtpI family protein gives MDKETRKSLMQVANISSMGIALGVTIFGCFFIGLYLDRKLGTAHFFTFLFLLIGILAGFKNIYGLIKKSLGDEKPVDKKDGTERENAAAKKD, from the coding sequence ATGGATAAGGAAACACGAAAATCCCTCATGCAGGTAGCCAACATCAGTAGCATGGGCATTGCCCTGGGTGTAACGATCTTTGGATGCTTTTTTATCGGTCTCTACCTGGACCGCAAGCTGGGCACAGCGCATTTCTTTACTTTCCTTTTCCTCTTGATTGGTATTCTGGCTGGATTCAAGAATATTTACGGTCTCATAAAGAAAAGTTTAGGCGATGAAAAACCCGTGGACAAGAAAGATGGAACGGAAAGGGAAAATGCCGCTGCAAAAAAAGATTGA
- a CDS encoding ATP synthase subunit I: MPLQKKIEFTSWIVFGIFLLLSGALASANFTLGILVGGLISILNFYGLCQGLRAAFAQMGTGSAGKVMLIGKYLLRLTITGLVLYMVLAKTRADIFGLVIGMGVVVAGIIFSVILTFFDKSYLEEV; the protein is encoded by the coding sequence ATGCCGCTGCAAAAAAAGATTGAGTTTACCAGTTGGATCGTTTTTGGCATATTTCTTTTGCTCAGCGGTGCGTTGGCGTCAGCAAACTTTACCCTGGGCATTCTAGTGGGTGGTTTGATCAGCATCCTGAATTTCTATGGCCTCTGCCAGGGCCTGCGCGCCGCCTTTGCCCAGATGGGAACGGGCAGTGCGGGTAAAGTGATGCTGATCGGCAAGTACCTGTTGAGGCTTACCATTACCGGCCTTGTCCTGTATATGGTGCTGGCAAAAACCAGGGCGGACATATTCGGTCTGGTAATAGGTATGGGTGTCGTGGTCGCCGGTATTATATTTTCCGTTATCTTGACGTTTTTTGATAAAAGTTACCTTGAGGAGGTTTAA